The Alkalinema sp. FACHB-956 genome contains the following window.
TAGGCCGCTTGATAGGCTTGGATGACCTTGAGTAAATCTTCAACGTATTCCTGCGCAGGCTTCAAATTCGCTGCAATAAAGTTAATCGGATTATTGACCTCATGGGCAATTCCCGCAACAAGTTGCCCTAGGCCAACCATTTTCTCCCGTTGAATCAGTTGGGCTTGGGTTTGCTTCAGGTGGGTCAACGCCTCTTGGAGGCTGCCATTCTGCACCTTTAACTGCTGGTTCAGATGGCAAATAGTCAGTTGGGTTTGAATCCGGGCCATGACTTCGGCAAATTGAAAGGGCTTGGTGATGTAGTCCACGCCACCCACTTCAAAGGCTTTCACTTTGTCAGCGGTACTGTCCAATGCACTTAAAAAAATGATCGGAATCGCAGCCGTCGCGGGATCCTGTTTCAACTGCTGACAGACTTCAAAGCCATCCATGTCTGGCATGGTAATATCCAACAAAATCAAATCTGGCGGTAAACTGCGGGCTGCGGTGAGCGCCATGGGGCCGTTCAAGGCTTTGCGAACGCTAAATCCCTGTTCTGTGAGTAGGGCGGATAAAAAGCGAATATTGTCGGGTGTATCGTCCACAACCAAAATATCTGCTACAGGAACGGACGGGGAACTCATGGTCGATTACCAATAGAATGAGAAATTTAAATGACAAACAGATCGGGATTCAGATCGGAATTCAGCAATGCTAGCTGGCAGTTAACGCCATCAAGCGATCGAAGCGTAGATTATCGACTAAATCATTGAGGGCTTGGGCTAGCTCACTATGGTCTGGGGGAATGTCTTCGATCAGTTGAGTGAGGCTCGCATCATTGCCTTGCGTGGCGGCTTGATGCATCTGGTTGATCCACTGGGTTGGCATCATGACTAAGGCTGAGGCATCTAGGACAAAATTAGCTTGCTCGGCAGTGGAAGATTGGGCCTCTAGGAAGGCTGGGGGATCGATCGCTTCATAGCAATATTCCACGCCTAAATGATCGGCCATTTTTTGCCAAATTTCCTGCTCTTGAAACGGTTTCCGCACAAAATCATCACATTTTGCCTCCAGAATTTCCTGCCGCTGTTCTTCAAAGGCACTCGCAGTTAGGGCAATGACGATCGTGGGGGTTCCCTGGGGATCGGTTTTGATCCGGTGGGTGGCCTCATAGCCATTCATCACAGGCATTTGCATATCCATCCAAATCAAGTTCGGCTGCCACTGGTGCCAAACGTCGATCGCCTGTTGGCCATTGGCGGCTTCCTGCACTTCAAAGCCCACAGAACTGAGCAACTGCACTAACACTAGGCGATTGGCTTCTTCATCATCCACGACGAGAATGCGATAGGTCGGCTCGTGGGGGGCAAGGCCAATGACCTGTTGCGGAACCATCGATCGCACGTCCGAGAGAATGGGTTCCGTCACGCCCGCCTCGATCGTAAATTGAAAACAACTGCCTTCTCCAACCTGGCTGGTAACGGTAATTTCACCACCCATGAGTTGGACAAACTTCTGGCTAATCGGCAATCCTAGTCCGGTGCCCTTGCGGGATTTCAGACCCGATTGGGTTTGGCTAAAGGGCTTAAATAATTGGTCAAATTCCTGGGGAGCAATGCCGACCCCGGTGTCTTGGATGGTAAAGCTAAGCCGAATTTTTTGAGCGGATTCTGCAACGGGGGTCGATCGTACAGTTAATCGCACCTCCCCCGTTTCTGTGAACTTAATGGCATTCCCCAGCAGATTAATCAAAACCTGCCGCAGTTTACTTTCATCGGTTTCTAAATAATAGGAAATGGGATCACAATCGAAGGTCAGCTTCAATCCCTTGCTTTCTGCGGTAGGTCGGAGCATTTCCTCGACATTATCCACCAAGCAATCCAACGCAAATTGGCTGGGGGTGAGGGTCATCCGCCCTGCTTCAATCTTGGACATATCCAAAATGTCGTTAATCAGCGATAACAGATGTTCTCCACTGCGGCTGATAATACCGACTTGAGTTTGATGATCGATCGACAGGGATTTGTCCCGCTGCATCAGTTGCGTAAAGCCTAAAATGGCGTTCAGCGGTGTGCGTAGTTCATGGCTCATATTGGCCAGAAATTCACTTTTGGCCCGGTTGGCGGCATCCGCTGCTTCCTTCGCTAGTTTAAGGGCACTGGATTGGGCTTGGGTGCGGGCAAGGAGTTCTGCCTGCTGCACCGCAACGCCTAACTGACTGCCCACTTGAGTCATGATTTGGATCTCAGCGGTTTCCCACTGGCGCGGCGCGGAATTCTGATAGGCGGCCAACAGTCCCCACAGTTGATTCCCCAGCATAATCGGCACAATCAAATACGATCGGGCTTGCAGATGTTCCAGCAATTGCAAATAACAGTCGTCAAAGCCTGCTTTATAAATATCCGGTGCACAGCGATAGGGAATCCCTTGGCGATAGGAGCCGCCTTGGGTTTCCTTCAGATAGGTGTCTTCGATTAGATTGTCGGAACTGTTGAGATCCTTAGCTTTGCAATAGGGTTGGTTAATGGCGCTGGTGGAAAATTCAGGGTTACAAACATTCGTTTTGAAGGGAACCCAGCCGCTAGCAACGGCTTCAGCAACCATTTCACCGCTCCAGTCGGGGTTAAACCGATAGACCAAGACCCGATCGCAGTGGATCGCTTGGCGGAGTTCTTGGGTCGTCGAGGTGAAAATCGTTTCTAGATCCAAGGTTTGGCGCATTTGCTGAATCACGCGGGAAGTGGCTTGTTCCCGCTCGGCGGTTTGGCGCAGCGTAATTTCTGCCCGTTTACGATCGCTAATGTCCGTATGGGAACCTGTCATTCGGAGGGGGTTGCCTTGGGCGTCCCACAGGGCTTGGCCTCGGGCTAAAATCCATTTGTAGGAGCCGTCTTTACAGCGCATCCGAAACTCGTGGGCGTAGAACGGTGTTTTTTGGGCGAGGTGATTTTGGATGGCTTGATGCACTGGATTGTAATCTTCGGGATGAACCCGTTTTGACCATTCCTCTAACTGGTTCGGAATTTCGGCGTCTTCATAGCCCAACATCTGCTTCCAGCCCGGAGAAAAGAACACTTGATTGGCTTGAAGATTCCAATCCCAAATCCCATCATTACTGCCTCTTGCTGCTAATTGCCAACGTTCTTCACTGGCTCGTAGGGCGGCTTCGGCGGCAGTCCGTTCTTGAATTTCTTTTTCTAACGCTACGTTCACGGCGACTAATTCTGCGGTGCGTTCCTGGACGCGCATTTCCAACTCATCGTAGGCTTGGCGCAGTGCGAATTCTGCCCGTTGCCGCTGAAGTTCGATCGCGGCGCGGGCAGCAAACACCGTCATGATGGCTTTAGCATTTTCTTCGTTCGTGAGGGGGCGATCGTGGGTGACACACAGAACGCCAATGACATTTTGTTCACCATCCAGCAGCGGGACGCCTAGGTAGCAAACCGCTTCCATGGTTTTGAGGCTGGGCTCTTCCGGAAAGTGGGCGGTGACGGCCTCCGGATAATAGGCGAGACGGGCCTGATCTACCACTACCTGGCAGGGCGTTCCGGCAATGGCATAGTCCTGGTTACTGACCATCCGATCGTCTGGCCAAAAGGCGAGGATGCGCAATTGATCGCCCCGATCGCCCACCCGTTCTGAGACAAAGGCATGGCGGACATTGAGGGCCGTTGCCAAGGTTTCCACCAAGGCTGGAAAGAACGCCTCTCCAGTGACTGAAGCGGTGCCTGCCACAATATTTTTTAAGGTTTGCTCTGCCTGCTGCCGTTCTTCGCGGGCCGCTTCGCTGACGGCAATTTGTTGTTCTAATTGCTGGTTAATGGCTTCGAGTTGCTCGGGGGTGCGCAGGGCAAGGAATTTGGGCAGAAGCTCACTCAATGCCAGG
Protein-coding sequences here:
- a CDS encoding GAF domain-containing protein gives rise to the protein MNQMWELLQTLFAPDTYMPHGHCYLWQTPLVGLHVVSDLLIAIAYFSIPAMLIYFIYKRSDIPFSKVFGLFGAFIILCGTGHLLEIWTLWHPAYWLSGIEKALTALISCYTALALSELLPKFLALRTPEQLEAINQQLEQQIAVSEAAREERQQAEQTLKNIVAGTASVTGEAFFPALVETLATALNVRHAFVSERVGDRGDQLRILAFWPDDRMVSNQDYAIAGTPCQVVVDQARLAYYPEAVTAHFPEEPSLKTMEAVCYLGVPLLDGEQNVIGVLCVTHDRPLTNEENAKAIMTVFAARAAIELQRQRAEFALRQAYDELEMRVQERTAELVAVNVALEKEIQERTAAEAALRASEERWQLAARGSNDGIWDWNLQANQVFFSPGWKQMLGYEDAEIPNQLEEWSKRVHPEDYNPVHQAIQNHLAQKTPFYAHEFRMRCKDGSYKWILARGQALWDAQGNPLRMTGSHTDISDRKRAEITLRQTAEREQATSRVIQQMRQTLDLETIFTSTTQELRQAIHCDRVLVYRFNPDWSGEMVAEAVASGWVPFKTNVCNPEFSTSAINQPYCKAKDLNSSDNLIEDTYLKETQGGSYRQGIPYRCAPDIYKAGFDDCYLQLLEHLQARSYLIVPIMLGNQLWGLLAAYQNSAPRQWETAEIQIMTQVGSQLGVAVQQAELLARTQAQSSALKLAKEAADAANRAKSEFLANMSHELRTPLNAILGFTQLMQRDKSLSIDHQTQVGIISRSGEHLLSLINDILDMSKIEAGRMTLTPSQFALDCLVDNVEEMLRPTAESKGLKLTFDCDPISYYLETDESKLRQVLINLLGNAIKFTETGEVRLTVRSTPVAESAQKIRLSFTIQDTGVGIAPQEFDQLFKPFSQTQSGLKSRKGTGLGLPISQKFVQLMGGEITVTSQVGEGSCFQFTIEAGVTEPILSDVRSMVPQQVIGLAPHEPTYRILVVDDEEANRLVLVQLLSSVGFEVQEAANGQQAIDVWHQWQPNLIWMDMQMPVMNGYEATHRIKTDPQGTPTIVIALTASAFEEQRQEILEAKCDDFVRKPFQEQEIWQKMADHLGVEYCYEAIDPPAFLEAQSSTAEQANFVLDASALVMMPTQWINQMHQAATQGNDASLTQLIEDIPPDHSELAQALNDLVDNLRFDRLMALTAS